ACATGAAACCCATGATTAATTGTGGATCAATCATCGAAATCAGCCAAAATGGTAGGGTCAACACCATGGAGGCGAGTGTGAAAATCTTGTAGGCATGAATAGCACGTTCGTATTTTTCTGCTCCATAGTTAATACCAATTACCGGCTGTAGCGCACGCATTAATCCGAAGATCGGCGTAAGTAAGAACGTGAAGATCCGATAGACTACACCATAAAAGGCAATATCGGCTACGGTGCCATATCGGGAAAGAGCATTGAACACAACCACCGCCTGAATCAGGCTCATAAAATTCATAATCAAGGAGGACATACCCAGACCGATAATGGATTTGAGTGTAACTGTGTCCCGATATACGGCGAAGGCTTTCGTTTTAAAGGAAGAGAACCCTTTCCCAAAATATATCCATCCTAGCAACGTATAGACAAACATACCGATATTGGTTGCCCATGCGGCTCCCTCTACCCCAAGATCAAAAACGGCCACAAGTAAGTAGTTAAACAACACATCAGCTACCAGACCGATTCCCATCACAACCGCCGCTGACTTCATTTTCCCCTCTGCTCTTACTATCATATTAGCTGCCAGGCCATAAATCCAGAAAAAGGCACCCCACACCGTAATTCTGAAGTAGCTATCTCCCAGACTTAACGCTTCGCCCTCTCCTCCCATAACCTGAACTAATTGTGTAGAGAAAAGCAATCCCAGCACCATATACACCACAGTCACAATGAGTGACAAAAAGTTGA
The nucleotide sequence above comes from Paenibacillus sp. IHBB 10380. Encoded proteins:
- a CDS encoding MATE family efflux transporter, whose translation is MTNVQQVANGKEKQKTLILNENLWKVMFQLSWPAIIAMVLYGLNAVVAAVFVGRYVGETALAGVSEAYPLTQISLGLGSLIGVGAGAVLSISIGRQDVHTQKRLMGNVNFLSLIVTVVYMVLGLLFSTQLVQVMGGEGEALSLGDSYFRITVWGAFFWIYGLAANMIVRAEGKMKSAAVVMGIGLVADVLFNYLLVAVFDLGVEGAAWATNIGMFVYTLLGWIYFGKGFSSFKTKAFAVYRDTVTLKSIIGLGMSSLIMNFMSLIQAVVVFNALSRYGTVADIAFYGVVYRIFTFLLTPIFGLMRALQPVIGINYGAEKYERAIHAYKIFTLASMVLTLPFWLISMIDPQLIMGFMLPDQILAGTESLYFRINMALLPLLSLIFMAMTFFPSIDKGKPAAIIGIARQFIFYVPVMLILPRMIGVSGVYWGSLAIDTIIVLWTLGMVRKEFVTLRKRGEIVSIKA